Sequence from the Streptomyces peucetius genome:
TTCCTCTCCACCGAGGACGAGCAGTCGGTGGCCGCGAAGGCGGACTACGTGGTCGACCGCGGCATCGGCGGCACCATGGTCTGGGAGCTCGCGGGCGACTACGACTGGAACGCCGCGAAGGGCCAGTACGAGATCGGCGACACGCTGACGACCGCGATGTACGAGAAGTTCAAGGCGGCCGCCCCCTACGGCGCGAAGAAGAGCAACACGGCGCTGCCCACCGAGGCGGTGGACATCGCCGTGGACTTCACCGAGTTCAAGCTGGGCGACTCCAACTACCCGATCACGCCCAGGCTGAGGATCACCAACAACACCGCGGCCACGCTGCCCGGCGGCACGGAGTTCCGGTTCGACTACGCGACCGCGGCCCCGGCCAACGCCTCCGACCAGTCGGGCTTCGGCACCAAGGTGATCAGGAGCGATCACACGGGCGACAACATCGGTGGCCTGCGGGGCGACTTCCACCGGGTGTCGCTGAAGCTTCCGGCATGGCAGTCGCTGGCCCCGGGCGCGACCGTGGACCTCTCGTTCAACTACTACCTGCCGGTCTCGACCCCGTCGAACTGGACGGTGAACATCGGCGGCACGACGTACGCCCTCGCCGGCGACCTCGCCCGGGGCACGACGGTGGTCGAGCTGGGCGACGGAGGCACGGGTCCGGGCCCGGACCCGTCGCCCTCGCCGGGCGACTGCACCGCGCCGGCGTGGGACGCGGCGTCCGCCTACGGCGGCGGGTCCACCGTGTCCCACAACTCCCGCCAGTGGAAGTCCAAGTGGTGGACGAAGGGCGAGGAGCCCGGTATGACCGGCGAGTGGGGTGTCTGGCAGGACCTCGGCGCCTGCTGATCCCCTCGTGCGACAGCCCGGCGGCGGTCACCGGCCCTTGCCGCCGCCGGGCCCCCGGGCGGACGCCGATGCCCCGGCGCGGCGCCGCCCGCGGGTCACCCGGAGGCGGCGCGGCACCGCAGTACGAGAACCGCGATGTCGTCGGTGCGGTGCCGCCGTCCGTCGGGCGCCTCACGCAGGAGGGCGTCGACCAGCCGGCCGAGATCCGGCTCGTCCGCCCGGGTCAGCTTCGCCGCGAGACGTGCGACGGACACGTCCAGGTCGACACCGGGTGTCTCGACGAGTCCGTCGGTGTAGAAGACGAGCGTCCGGCCCTCCGTGAGCGGGATCTCGGTGACGGGATACGTCGCGTCGGGGACGACGCCGAGCAGCGGCCCCGCCGGCACCGGAATCGGGTGCGTACGACGGTCGGGGTGGCGCAACAGCGGCGGCGGGTGGCCCGCGTTGGCCAGCCTCACGCAGCCGCGTGCGAGATCGATGTGGGCGTAGAGGCAGCTGCTGAACAGGCCGGTGTCGAGGTCGGTGAGGAGCCCGTTGATCCCGGACAGCACCTCGTCGGGGTGCGCGCCGAGCCCCGAGTAGGCATGGACGGCGGTACGGACCTGCCCCATCAGCGCGGCGGCTTCCACGTTGTGGCCCTGGACGTCCCCGATGACGGCCGCGGCGGCCGTGTCGCCCAGCGGAATCAGGTCGTAGAAGTCCCCGCCGATGTCCATGCCGCGCGTGGCGGGCAGATAGCGCGCCGCGACGTCCAGCCCGTCGATCGCGGGCAGACTGTGCGGCAGCAGGGCCTGCTGCAGGCCGTGGGCGAGCTGGTGTTTCGCGTCGTACAGGCGGGCGCGGTCGAATGCCTGGGCGATGAGTCCCGCGAGTGAGGCCATGACGGCGCGCTCTTCCGCCGAGAACGCATGGGGACGGTCATAGGTCAGCACGCAGCAGCCCACGGGACGGCCGGAGACGATCAGCGGCAGGAAGGCCCAGGCCTGCTTTCCGCTCACCTGCGGCGCCTCGGGATAGTCCTCGGCCATCTCGGCCGGAAAGGCGAAGAACAAGGGGATACCGGTGGCCAGCACCTGCCCGGCCGGAGTGAACCGGGTGTCGATCGGCAGGCCGTCCAGACGCTCGACGACCGATGCCGGGTATCCGCGGTGTCCCATGATCTTCAGCCGGCCGGCCTCGGCGGCGGACAGGACCAGGCCCTGCGCGCCGAACGCTGGCATGATCTGGTCGGCCACCAGGTCGACGACATCCTGCACCCCGATGACCTCGGTCAGCGCGGCGGCGAGATGCAGCAGCTGGTAGAGCTGCCCCGGCCGGGCGGGGGCGGACGCGGCCATGGACGGCACGGCCGGTGCGGGCGCCGCGGGCGGCTCGGCGCCGCTGGGCACGATGCGGACGCTGATGCCGCTCGCATCGGGGTAGAGGTGGAAGGACAACCACTGGTCCGGCGGCCGGCAGGCCGTGAAGGACACCGGCCGGCGGCTGAGCACGGCCGCGCGGTAACGGTCCTCGTACGCGGGATCGTCCAGCCAGGGCAGCGACTGCCACGGCCGGGTGCCCAGTAGTTGTCCGGCACTGCGGCCCAGCAGCTCGGCACCGCCGGAAGTGACGAACGAGAGGCGACCGTCGAGGTCGAGCGCACAGGAACCGCCGGGCAGGCGCTCCGCGAAGTCGGCGGCGGCCGACGGCGGCTGCGCGTCCCGCCGACCGGTCTCGACCGGCAGCACCCGCGGCCGCTCCCCGCACGTGTACGGGCGGCCGGACTCGGCTGCCTCGTCCAGCAGCAGGGCGAGGCGACGGCACTGCGTGGCGACATGTGCCCGCTCACGCCCGGTCATGCGGTTGCGGTGCCCGGCCGGCCACATCAGCAGCAGCGCTCCCCAGCGCCGGACCCCGGTGACGGGCGCGGCGGCGAGCGCCAGCGGGAAGGGCAGCGCCACGGCGCTGCGCGGATAGGAACGGGCCAGCTCCTCGTGGCTGCCCACCCAGACCAGTCGGTCGTCGCGGACCGAGTCGGCCACCGGGGCCGGTGCGGTGATCGCGATCCTGCTCCACGGCTCGGCGAATCCGGCCGGGACGCCGCACACCACGTCCAGGCACAGCAACTGCTCGTCCGGCGTCAGCAGGAAGAGCCCACCGATCCCCGCACCGGTCCGGCGCACCGTCTCCACCAGCGCGTTGCCCAGGACGTCCGCGTCGGTCGCTGATCCACCCGGCCTGGTCATGTCACAGGACACCTCCGGCGTCAGGAGTTCAGACGGCCGTCCGGGCGCCGGCCGGCCGGCGGGAACGTTCCGCACGGCTCGTCCGGTCCACTCCTAGAGGACGTTACGCCCACAGGACCGCCCACGCCCGGTACGGACGGCGCCGGGTCCCCTGCCCCGCTCGCGCCAGGGTCTTTCGTTCGAATCAGGCCGGCCCGGCAATCCGAACGAGAGGCCCTAGGGGAACAGCTCGCCTCTCGCCGCCTCCCCGGCCGCCAGCAGCGCGCCGCTCAGGACCGCCGCGCCTCCGAGCGTGCCCGCCCGCACCTGGGTCCGCAGCGGCGACAGGCCGGCGACCTTGGCCTCGACACGCGCGGCCAGCGACGCGCCGCCCGCGTGACCGGTCTCGCCGCCGAGCACGACGCAGCCGGGGTCGAGGACGGCGGCGACTGCGGCCACGGCGAGAGCCAGGCGGCCGGCGAGGGCGTCGAGGAAGTCGTCGCGGTCCTCGGCGACGGCCGCCTCGACGACGTCCGCCACGGTCGCACCGGCGATCTCGTACTGCTCCCCCAGCTCACGGATCGCCGCCGAGCCGGCCAGTGAGTGGAAGCCGCCGTCGCAGTCGACGGCGGAGGGTGTGCCGGCCGTACCCGGCACAGGGAGGAAGCCGATCTCGCCCGCGCCGCCGGAGGCCCCTCTGCGCAGCCGGCCGTCGAGGACGAGGCCCGCGCCGACTCCGTGGCCCAGCCAGAGGAAGACGAAGGAGTCACGGTCGCTCGCGGCACCGAGGCGCTGTTCGGCGACGGCCGCGAGGTTGGTCTCGTTCTCGACGATGATCCGGGCGGACAGCCGCTCCTGGAGGGCCGCCACGAGCATGCGGTGCCAGGCCGGCAGACCGGTGGTGGCGCGGAGTTCGCCGGTGGACGGGTCGATGAGGCCGGGCGCGCCTATGCAGACGGTGTGCAGGGTGGCGGCCCCGGCGCCCTCGGCGGTGCGCTCCACGAGGGCGGCGGCGCGCTCCACGGCCGGTCCGGGCTCGGCGGCGTCGCCGATCGGCAGGGACGCCTCGGCGAGGCGCCTGCCGAGCAGGTCCGCGACGACGACGGAAACGCTGTCGGTGCGTACGTCGAGCGCGGCGAGGTGCGAGCGGTCGGCGACGATCCCGTACAGCCGGGCGTTCGGGCCCCGGCGGTCGGCGCCCGCCTCGCCGACCACCCTGATGAGCCCGGACGCCTGGAGCCGCTCCACCAGGTCGGCGACGGTGGGCCGGGAGAGGCCGGTCAGGGTCTTCAGCCGGCCGGCCGTCAACGGGCCCTGCTGCTGGAGGAGTTCCAGGGCGAGCCGGTCGTTGAGGGCCCGGGCGGTGCTCGGGGATGCGGGCATGCCGGAATCCTTCCAGATGGAATATCAGCTATTTATCAGGCAGGGTTCCTGATAGTTTACGCTTCACGTTCTCGGGGAGGGGTGTCCGCATGTCCAGCGAATCGACGGTCGGGTTCCGGCAACTGAGGCGCGCCCGCTTCGCCGTGGCCGCCGTCTTCTGTGTGCACGGCGCGGTGACCGGCAGCTTCGCGACCCGCATCCCGTGGATCCAGGACCATGCCGGGGTGAGCGCCGGCCAACTCGGCCTCGCCCTCGCCTTCCCGGCGCTCGGCGCCTCCGTGGCGATGCCGCTGGCCGGAGCCGTCAGCCATCGTTTCGGCACTCGTACGGCACTGCGCGGCCTTCTCGCACTGTGGACCCTGAGCCTGATCCTGCCGGCGTTCGCACCGAACCTGCTCACCCTCTGCGGTGCGCTCTTCGTCTACGGGGCGACCTCCGGCATGTCCGACGTGGCGATGAACGCCCTGGGTGTGGAGATCGAGAACCGTCTCGACCGGTCGATCATGTCCGGGCTGCACGGCATGTGGAGCGCGGGCGCCCTCATCGGCTCGGCGGGCGGCACGATCGCCGCACACCTGGGCAGCGACGCCCGGTGGCACCACACCCTGGCGGCCCTGACGCTCACCGCTCTCGGTCTGGCCGCCTGCCAGGGCGTACTGGACGTACGCGGCTCCGCCGAGGTGGAGCCGCCGCCCCGGTTCGCGCTGCCTCCGAAGTCGGCGCTGCTCATCGGCGCGGTCGGTTTCTGCGCGGTGTTCGCGGAGGGAGCGAGCCTGGACTGGTCGGCCGTCTACCTGCGGGACGT
This genomic interval carries:
- a CDS encoding SpoIIE family protein phosphatase: MTRPGGSATDADVLGNALVETVRRTGAGIGGLFLLTPDEQLLCLDVVCGVPAGFAEPWSRIAITAPAPVADSVRDDRLVWVGSHEELARSYPRSAVALPFPLALAAAPVTGVRRWGALLLMWPAGHRNRMTGRERAHVATQCRRLALLLDEAAESGRPYTCGERPRVLPVETGRRDAQPPSAAADFAERLPGGSCALDLDGRLSFVTSGGAELLGRSAGQLLGTRPWQSLPWLDDPAYEDRYRAAVLSRRPVSFTACRPPDQWLSFHLYPDASGISVRIVPSGAEPPAAPAPAVPSMAASAPARPGQLYQLLHLAAALTEVIGVQDVVDLVADQIMPAFGAQGLVLSAAEAGRLKIMGHRGYPASVVERLDGLPIDTRFTPAGQVLATGIPLFFAFPAEMAEDYPEAPQVSGKQAWAFLPLIVSGRPVGCCVLTYDRPHAFSAEERAVMASLAGLIAQAFDRARLYDAKHQLAHGLQQALLPHSLPAIDGLDVAARYLPATRGMDIGGDFYDLIPLGDTAAAAVIGDVQGHNVEAAALMGQVRTAVHAYSGLGAHPDEVLSGINGLLTDLDTGLFSSCLYAHIDLARGCVRLANAGHPPPLLRHPDRRTHPIPVPAGPLLGVVPDATYPVTEIPLTEGRTLVFYTDGLVETPGVDLDVSVARLAAKLTRADEPDLGRLVDALLREAPDGRRHRTDDIAVLVLRCRAASG
- a CDS encoding ROK family transcriptional regulator yields the protein MPASPSTARALNDRLALELLQQQGPLTAGRLKTLTGLSRPTVADLVERLQASGLIRVVGEAGADRRGPNARLYGIVADRSHLAALDVRTDSVSVVVADLLGRRLAEASLPIGDAAEPGPAVERAAALVERTAEGAGAATLHTVCIGAPGLIDPSTGELRATTGLPAWHRMLVAALQERLSARIIVENETNLAAVAEQRLGAASDRDSFVFLWLGHGVGAGLVLDGRLRRGASGGAGEIGFLPVPGTAGTPSAVDCDGGFHSLAGSAAIRELGEQYEIAGATVADVVEAAVAEDRDDFLDALAGRLALAVAAVAAVLDPGCVVLGGETGHAGGASLAARVEAKVAGLSPLRTQVRAGTLGGAAVLSGALLAAGEAARGELFP
- a CDS encoding MFS transporter; translated protein: MSSESTVGFRQLRRARFAVAAVFCVHGAVTGSFATRIPWIQDHAGVSAGQLGLALAFPALGASVAMPLAGAVSHRFGTRTALRGLLALWTLSLILPAFAPNLLTLCGALFVYGATSGMSDVAMNALGVEIENRLDRSIMSGLHGMWSAGALIGSAGGTIAAHLGSDARWHHTLAALTLTALGLAACQGVLDVRGSAEVEPPPRFALPPKSALLIGAVGFCAVFAEGASLDWSAVYLRDVLDTSPGLAAASTTAFALTMAVARFAGDRIVDRYGPVRTVRTGGVLATLGGLLVVLAPHPALAMSGFALIGLGVAVVVPLAFAAAGRSGPNPSQAIAGVATITYTSGLIAPSAIGAVADATSLMMSFGLVTVLAVGLVLGAGVLRSAGRESLKVASSAPAVQDPRL